The following are from one region of the Acomys russatus chromosome 32, mAcoRus1.1, whole genome shotgun sequence genome:
- the Plscr5 gene encoding phospholipid scramblase family member 5, which produces MASKDSQNRNPRFLPGFLPGPTNPDRKPQAASPNSRKQARQQPDVPQPRSFLPTANLPPGLEYLSQLDLIIIHQQVELLGMILGTETSNKYEIKNSLGQRIYFAVEESICFNRNVCSTLRACTLRITDNSGQEVITVNRPLRCNSCWCPCYLQELEIEAPPGTIVGYVAQKWDPFQPKFTIQNANKEDILKIVGPCANCGCFGDVDFEVKTVDEKLTIGKISKYWSGFVNDVFTNADNFGIHVPADLDVALKAAMIGACFLFDFMFFEHSLAGL; this is translated from the exons ATGGCCTCTAAAG attcACAGAATCGAAATCCTCGATTCTTGCCTGGATTTCTTCCTGGACCTACAAACCCAGATCGAAAGCCTCAAGCAGCTTCTCCCAATTCCAGGAAACAAGCAAGGCAGCAGCCTGATGTCCCTCAGCCAAGAAGTTTCCTGCCAACAGCCAATCTCCCTCCTGGTCTAGAATACTTAAGCCAG CTGGACCTGATAATTATCCATCAGCAGGTGGAACTCCTTGGAA tgaTACTCGGCACTGAAACCTCCAACAAATATGAGATCAAAAACAGCTTGGGACAAAGAATTTACTTTGCAGTTGAAGAAAGCATCTGTTTTAATCGTAATGTATGCTCCACACTGCGAGCCTGCACCCTGAGGATCACAGACAACTCGGGTCAAGAGGTGATTACAGTGAACAGGCCCCTAAGGTGTAACAGCTGCTGGTGCCCTTGCTACCTACAAGAG CTAGAAATAGAAGCCCCTCCTGGTACCATAGTTGGTTATGTTGCACAGAAGTGGGACCCCTTTCAACCCAAATTCACAATCCAAAATGCAAACAAAGAAGATATTTTGAAAATTGTTGGTCCTTGTGCAAACTGTGGGTGTTTCGGTGATGTGGACTTTGAG GTGAAAACTGTTGATGAAAAGCTTACTATTGGAAAGATTTCCAAGTACTGGTCTGGATTTGTCAATGACGTGTTCACAAACGCTGACAACTTTGGGATCCATGttcctgcagatctggatgtGGCACTCAAAGCAGCAATGATTggtgcttgctttctcttt gaTTTTATGTTCTTTGAACATTCACTTGCCGGATTATAA
- the LOC127184098 gene encoding 40S ribosomal protein S29-like — translation MGHQQLYWSHPRKFGQGSRSCRVCSNRYGLIRKYGLNMCRQCFRQYAKNIGFIKLD, via the coding sequence ATGGGTCACCAGCAGCTCTACTGGAGTCACCCGCGGAAGTTCGGCCAGGGTTCTCGCTCTTGCCGCGTTTGCTCTAACCGCTACGGTCTGATCCGGAAATATGGGCTCAACATGTGCCGTCAGTGTTTCCGTCAGTACGCGAAGAACATAGGCTTCATTAAGTTGGACTGA